A window of Juglans regia cultivar Chandler chromosome 7, Walnut 2.0, whole genome shotgun sequence contains these coding sequences:
- the LOC108984929 gene encoding major allergen Pru ar 1-like, whose translation MGVTSFKQEFACPVAPARMFKALILESSTLIPKLVPQFIKRVDLIQGDGGAGSIEQVNFTEASHFKYVKHRIDELDKENFVCKYTLIEGDPLGDKLECIAYEVKFEAASDGGCICKITSNYNTIGDFEIKEEEIKAGKDSAIGVYKVVEAYLLENPQVYA comes from the exons ATGGGTGTCACCAGCTTCAAACAAGAGTTCGCATGCCCAGTTGCCCCAGCGAGAATGTTCAAGGCATTGATCTTAGAATCTTCTACCTTGATCCCAAAACTAGTACCTCAATTCATAAAAAGAGTCGATCTAATTCAAGGAGATGGTGGAGCGGGAAGCATCGAACAAGTCAACTTCACTGAAG CTAGCCACTTTAAATATGTGAAGCACCGGATTGATGAGCTTGACAAGGAGAATTTCGTGTGCAAATACACTCTGATTGAGGGGGACCCCTTGGGTGACAAGCTTGAATGTATTGCTTATGAGGTTAAGTTTGAGGCTGCTAGTGATGGAGGTTGCATCTGTAAGATAACAAGCAATTACAACACCATCGGCGACTTTgaaatcaaagaagaagaaattaaggCAGGCAAGGACAGTGCTATTGGGGTCTACAAAGTTGTGGAAGCCTACCTCTTGGAGAACCCTCAAGTCTACGCCTAG
- the LOC108984928 gene encoding major pollen allergen Bet v 1-D/H-like — protein sequence MITGIIVDEHTSPVAVERIWKASIGDMRNLMPRILPQLVSSIVILEGDGGAGTIMQHNLKNAVKEFGFVKDRIEVIDHENHIFKYSVIEGGLVGLKLKSFTAEITFSSTRELGGCLAKVKIEYESLEDGSLLSEEDVTSIKEGNLAMMKAVEEYLLADPNAYV from the exons ATGATTACCGGGATCATCGTTGATGAGCACACGTCCCCAGTCGCTGTCGAGAGGATATGGAAGGCAAGCATAGGTGACATGCGGAACCTCATGCCCAGGATTCTTCCCCAGCTCGTATCAAGCATTGTCATTCTTGAAGGAGATGGTGGAGCTGGCACCATTATGCAGCATAACTTAAAAAACG CTGTTAAGGAATTTGGGTTTGTCAAGGATCGCATCGAAGTCATAGACCACGAGAACCACATATTTAAGTACTCTGTCATTGAAGGTGGTCTTGTTGGTCTCAAATTGAAGTCTTTCACAGCTGAGATTACCTTCAGTTCTACCAGAGAATTAGGAGGCTGCTTGGCCAAGGTAAAAATCGAGTACGAGTCATTGGAAGACGGCAGCTTGCTGTCTGAAGAAGATGTTACAAGCATAAAAGAAGGGAATTTGGCGATGATGAAGGCCGTTGAGGAGTACCTTCTGGCAGATCCGAATGCTTATGTATGA
- the LOC108984932 gene encoding leucine-rich repeat extensin-like protein 3, whose product MFPELEKPRVTEIQVRMDCNGCVQKIKKALHGITGIYDLNIDFPQQKLTIIGWADPERILKAIKKTRKIATICSHTVPTEPPAPPTEQAPQEGGVPAPDAPTPPPPEAQPAEASPPTEPPKDPPAPPENPPAEATPPPPPPPMAPDNNTSQPTYKPSGSKDAGEVHVIYHHPPEYGYRYNYSHGYGGQWHKYQNGQGLQQEPPQPVNVTHSYNTYKPSPYVTEYEYVSSPPRNINYSRMDRYADDYHNGNNGHGNIASMFSEENPNACRIM is encoded by the exons ATGTTTCCAGAGTTAGAG AAACCTCGAGTCACTGAAATACAGGTCCGGATGGACTGTAATGGATGTGttcaaaagataaagaaagcACTACATGGCATTACTG GTATATATGATCTCAACATTGACTTCCCTCAGcagaaattaacaataataggGTGGGCAGATCCAGAAAGAATTCTCAAAGCCATTAAGAAGACAAGGAAAATTGCTACTATTTGTTCTCACACAGTACCAACAGAGCCCCCTGCTCCACCAACAGAACAAGCACCTCAGGAGGGTGGTGTACCAGCCCCTGATGCACCAACACCTCCCCCACCAGAAGCTCAACCAGCCGAAGCGTCCCCGCCAACAGAGCCACCAAAAGACCCACCAGCACCACCTGAAAATCCACCAGCAGAGGctacaccaccaccaccaccaccacctatGGCTCCAGACAATAACACAAGCCAGCCAACATACAAACCCTCTGGATCCAAAGATGCTGGAGAGGTTCATGTGATATACCACCATCCACCTGAGTACGGCTACAGATATAATTACAGTCACGGATATGGTGGGCAATGGCACAAGTACCAAAATGGCCAAGGATTGCAACAAGAGCCCCCTCAACCCGTGAATGTTACACATAGCTATAACACATACAAGCCATCACCGTATGTAACTGAATATGAGTATGTCAGCTCACCACCACGAAACATAAATTACAGTAGGATGGACCGCTACGCTGATGACTACCACAATGGCAATAATGGCCATGGAAATATCGCATCAATGTTTAGTGAGGAAAATCCAAATGCTTGTAGGATAATGTAG
- the LOC108988988 gene encoding WD repeat-containing protein 43-like, with protein sequence MGSSNIRDLLTSFSPSLDFFAISSGDGRIKIWETLKGQIQTEFSDITSTDEINILTRHERGHLSVDYTCMKWLSLDRRRKRKLGYSLLVLGTGSGDILALDVSAGQLKWRINDCHPGGVNSISSPTNGSCIYTAGADGMLCEIDSLSGNLLQKFRASTKAISRISVSSDGKILATASAQLKIFNSSDHKKMQKFSGHPGAVRCMIFSEDGKYILSSAVGERYIAVWRISGGKKQSASCVLAMEHPAVVLDSRCIDNGEASDAGLYVLAISEVGVCYLWFGQNIEELRNNKPTKVSLSFEDIASINHKGALPTIFAAKLQAITKPTSGQVFVAYGLPVKPSFQKILVHSGSDISLNISNDGVLLPISQSRIKSKKGLDFQNGVTALDRANAEDALLPIPKIYSHEKKKTYTNMIVEPDEAMAHSSGSNSRAKLVEREDDMDEVEVDTEAFCMEDKLRSLGILSNGDDLTLDCTVDFATFKGVNLEAEMPPKKIRASVLSMDPSDAYKLLRVLVAKWQSRTWSGKYALPWIYHILLNHSHHVMSQELTSQMLDSLYKITKPRGAAIQPLLQLSGRLQLVMAQIDRASQNKTLSSAYDSQINESEDEDEEVDEILYEEEDDESELSSDDNS encoded by the exons ATGGGATCATCAAATATCAGAGATTTGTTGACATCATTTAGTCCTTCTTTAGATTTCTTTGCCATAAGCTCTGGAGATGGTCGAATTAAGATTTGGGAAACTTTGAAGGGCCAGATACAGACTGAATTCTCAGACATCACCTCAACTGATGAGATAAATATATTAACCAGACATGAAAGAGGGCACCTATCAGTTGATTATACATGCATGAAGTGGTTATCGTTGGACAGAAGGAGAAAAAGGAAGCTTGGTTACTCATTGTTAGTCTTAGGAACAGGTAGTGGTGATATTTTAGCACTGGATGTCTCTGCTGGTCAATTGAAATGGAGAATTAATGACTGCCACCCTGG GGGTGTTAATTCCATTTCATCTCCTACGAATGGTTCCTGTATTTATACTGCAGGTGCTGATGGCATGTTATGTGAAATTGATTCTCTATCGGGAAACCTGTTGCAGAAGTTCAGAGCTTCTACAAAGGCAATTTCCCGTATATCTGTTTCATCAG ATGGGAAGATATTAGCAACTGCATCTGCACAGTTGAAGATTTTCAATAGTTCTGATCACAAAAAGATGCAGAAGTTTTCCGGGCATCCT GGAGCTGTTCGCTGTATGATTTTTTCTGAAGATGGGAAGTACATCCTCTCCTCTGCTGTTGGTGAAAGATATATAGCAGTATGGAGGATTAGTGGCGGCAAAAAGCAGTCAGCAAGCTGTGTTCTTGCAATGGAGCACCCTGCTGTAGTACTTGACAGCAGGTGCATTGATAATGGGGAAGCCAGTGATGCAGGTCTATATGTTTTGGCTATTTCAGAAGTTGGGGTTTGTTATCTTTGGTTCGGTCAGAACATTGAGGAGCTACGCAATAATAAGCCCACAAAAGTCTCATTATCTTTTGAGGACATTGCATCTATAAATCATAAGGGTGCATTACCTACAATATTTGCTGCAAAATTACAAGCCATTACCAAACCTACATCTGGGCAGGTCTTTGTTGCTTATGGGTTGCCAGTAAAGCCATCCTTTCAGAAGATTTTAGTGCATTCTGGCTCAGATATAAGTTTGAATATCTCCAATGATGGGGTTCTTCTACCAATTAGTCAATCTCGCATCAAATCTAAGAAAGGATTGGATTTTCAAAATGGAG TTACTGCATTAGACCGTGCAAATGCGGAGGATGCCTTACTTCCTATTCCGAAGATTTATtctcatgaaaaaaagaaaacatatacAAATATGATTGTTGAGCCTGATGAGGCAATGGCTCATTCGAGTGGCAGTAACAGTCGAGCCAAGCTTGTAGAGAGGGAAG ATGACATGGATGAAGTAGAAGTGGACACTGAAGCATTTTGCATGGAGGACAAGCTGAGATCATTAGGGATACTTAGTAATGGAGATGACCTAACATTAGACTGTACAGTTGATTTTGCAACATTCAAGGGTGTTAATCTTGAAGCTGAAATGCCACCAAAGAAG ATAAGGGCATCTGTTCTATCTATGGACCCTAGTGATGCATACAAGTTACTGCGAGTGTTGGTGGCCAAGTGGCAATCCAG GACATGGAGTGGAAAGTATGCCCTTCCATGGATATATCATATACTTTTGAATCACAGTCATCATGTTATGTCTCAGGAACTGACAAGCCAGATGCTCGACTCCTTATACAAG ATTACTAAACCCAGAGGTGCTGCCATTCAACCTTTATTACAATTATCGGGTCGTTTGCAACTTGTGATGGCACAG ATTGACAGGGCTTCACAGAACAAAACTCTGAGTTCGGCATATGACAGCCAAATAAATGAAAGTGAAGATGAggatgaagaagttgatgaaattctttatgaagaagaagatgatgaatctGAATTAAGCAGTGATGACAATAGCTAG